In the genome of Populus alba chromosome 11, ASM523922v2, whole genome shotgun sequence, one region contains:
- the LOC118029475 gene encoding 2-succinylbenzoate--CoA ligase, chloroplastic/peroxisomal isoform X1, with amino-acid sequence MANYSQAHICQCLTRLSTLRSTSVVTISGDRQKTGHQFVGDVLSLAHGLLQLGLGNGDIVAICGFNSDWYLEWLLAVAFVGGIVAPLNYRWVSTSPACSFEEAKSAMLMVRPVMLVTDESCKHWYQELQSNALPSVKWHVFSGSPSSGFEKTSNVLTTETLRKHAIGTKQLDYSWAPEGAVVICFTSGTTGRPKGVIISHSAMIVQSLAKVAVVGYSEDDVYLHTAPLCHIGGLSSAITMLMVGGCHVLIPKFEASLAIEAIKQHCVTSLITVPAMMADLISLTRLKETWKGRQYVKKLLNGGGSLSAELMKDATELFPKAKLLSAYGMTETCSSLTFMTLHDPTLQTPAQTLQAVDKTKSSSVHQPHGVCVGNPPPHVELKISADEPSTIGRILTRGPHLMLRYWDQNPMKATESTNDFWLDTGDIGSIDDCGNVWLVGRQNAQIKSGGENIYPEEVEAMLLQHPGVSATVVVGVPEARLTEMVVACIKLRQSWQWTNNNCKQSAENNLTLCREVLRDYCREKKLTGFKVPKLFILWRKPFPLTTTGKIRRDQVRREVMSHLQFFPSNL; translated from the exons ATGGCTAATTACTCTCAAGCCCACATTTGCCAGTGCCTGACCAGACTATCAACTCTACGTTCAACTTCTGTGGTTACCATCTCTGGTGACAGGCAAAAAACAGGACACCAGTTTGTGGGAGATGTTTTGTCTTTGGCTCATGGGCTGCTTCAACTTGGTCTTGGCAATGGTGACATTGTAGCCATCTGTGGTTTCAACAG TGATTGGTATTTGGAGTGGTTACTTGCTGTTGCATTTGTTGGAGGCATAGTTGCTCCTTTGAATTACCGATGGGTTAGTACATCACCTGCCTGT AGCTTCGAAGAAGCAAAATCAGCAATGTTGATGGTAAGGCCAGTGATGCTGGTCACTGATGAGAGCTGTAAACACTGGTATCAAGAGCTCCAGAGTAATGCTTTACCTTCTGTCAAGTGGCATGTTTTTTCAGGTTCCCCTTCTTCtggttttgaaaaaacatcaaatg TGTTAACTACTGAAACACTTAGGAAGCATGCCATAGGAACTAAACAACTGGATTACTCCTGGGCACCTGAGGGTGCTGTCGTAATATGCTTCACTTCAG GAACCACTGGAAGGCCCAAGGGAGTTATCATAAGCCATTCAGCTATGATAGTACAGTCCCTAGCGAAAGTTGCTGTTGTTGGTTACAGTGAGGATGAT GTTTATTTGCACACTGCTCCACTGTGCCATATTGGTGGATTGTCATCAGCCATAACCATGCTAATGGTCGGAGGTTGCCATGTCTTGATACCAAAATTTGAAGCATCGTTAGCCATAGAAGCTATCAAGCAACATTGTGTTACTTCTCTAATCACTGTCCCAGCAATGATGGCTGATTTGATTTCCTTAACCAG GTTGAAAGAAACTTGGAAAGGGAGGCAATATGTGAAGAAGCTATTAAATGGAGGTGGGAGTCTGTCAGCTGAGCTTATGAAAGATGCCACCGAATTGTTCCCAAAAGCTAAGCTTCTTTCAGCTTACG GGATGACAGAGACATGTTCTTCTCTAACTTTCATGACCCTTCATGATCCAACACTTCAAACCCCTGCTCAGACTCTGCAGGCAGTGGATAAAACAAAATCCAGTTCAGTTCACCAACCGCATGGTGTCTGTGTTGGCAATCCTCCACCACATGTTGAATTAAAGATAAGTGCTGACGAACCTTCTACCATTGGCAGAATTTTAACTAGAGGCCCCCATCTAATGCTTAGATATTGGGATCAGAATCCAATGAAGGCAACAGAATCCACCAATGATTTTTGGCTTGACACAGGTGACATTGGTTCCATAGATGACTGTGGCAATGTATGGCTCGTTGGACGACAGAATGCCCAAATCAAGAGCGGTGGAGAGAACATTTACCCTGAAGAG GTGGAAGCAATGTTGTTGCAACATCCAGGAGTTAGTGCCACTGTTGTAGTGGGAGTTCCAGAAGCTCGTTTGACAGAGATGGTTGTTGCTTGCATTAAATTAAGACAAAGTTGGCAATGGACCAATAACAACTGTAAACAATCTGCAGAAAACAATCTAACCTTATGCAGAGAGGTCCTCAGAGACTACTGTAGGGAAAAGAAATTAACCGG GTTTAAAGTGCCaaagctatttattttatggagGAAGCCATTTCCACTGACAACGACTGGAAAGATAAGAAGGGACCAAGTTCGAAGGGAAGTTATGTCTCATCTACAATTCTTCCCCAGCAATCTTTGA
- the LOC118029475 gene encoding 2-succinylbenzoate--CoA ligase, chloroplastic/peroxisomal isoform X2 has translation MANYSQAHICQCLTRLSTLRSTSVVTISGDRQKTGHQFVGDVLSLAHGLLQLGLGNGDIVAICGFNSDWYLEWLLAVAFVGGIVAPLNYRWVSTSPACSFEEAKSAMLMVRPVMLVTDESCKHWYQELQSNALPSVKWHVFSGSPSSGFEKTSNVLTTETLRKHAIGTKQLDYSWAPEGAVVICFTSGTTGRPKGVIISHSAMIVQSLAKVAVVGYSEDDVYLHTAPLCHIGGLSSAITMLMVGGCHVLIPKFEASLAIEAIKQHCVTSLITVPAMMADLISLTRLKETWKGRQYVKKLLNGGGSLSAELMKDATELFPKAKLLSAYETCSSLTFMTLHDPTLQTPAQTLQAVDKTKSSSVHQPHGVCVGNPPPHVELKISADEPSTIGRILTRGPHLMLRYWDQNPMKATESTNDFWLDTGDIGSIDDCGNVWLVGRQNAQIKSGGENIYPEEVEAMLLQHPGVSATVVVGVPEARLTEMVVACIKLRQSWQWTNNNCKQSAENNLTLCREVLRDYCREKKLTGFKVPKLFILWRKPFPLTTTGKIRRDQVRREVMSHLQFFPSNL, from the exons ATGGCTAATTACTCTCAAGCCCACATTTGCCAGTGCCTGACCAGACTATCAACTCTACGTTCAACTTCTGTGGTTACCATCTCTGGTGACAGGCAAAAAACAGGACACCAGTTTGTGGGAGATGTTTTGTCTTTGGCTCATGGGCTGCTTCAACTTGGTCTTGGCAATGGTGACATTGTAGCCATCTGTGGTTTCAACAG TGATTGGTATTTGGAGTGGTTACTTGCTGTTGCATTTGTTGGAGGCATAGTTGCTCCTTTGAATTACCGATGGGTTAGTACATCACCTGCCTGT AGCTTCGAAGAAGCAAAATCAGCAATGTTGATGGTAAGGCCAGTGATGCTGGTCACTGATGAGAGCTGTAAACACTGGTATCAAGAGCTCCAGAGTAATGCTTTACCTTCTGTCAAGTGGCATGTTTTTTCAGGTTCCCCTTCTTCtggttttgaaaaaacatcaaatg TGTTAACTACTGAAACACTTAGGAAGCATGCCATAGGAACTAAACAACTGGATTACTCCTGGGCACCTGAGGGTGCTGTCGTAATATGCTTCACTTCAG GAACCACTGGAAGGCCCAAGGGAGTTATCATAAGCCATTCAGCTATGATAGTACAGTCCCTAGCGAAAGTTGCTGTTGTTGGTTACAGTGAGGATGAT GTTTATTTGCACACTGCTCCACTGTGCCATATTGGTGGATTGTCATCAGCCATAACCATGCTAATGGTCGGAGGTTGCCATGTCTTGATACCAAAATTTGAAGCATCGTTAGCCATAGAAGCTATCAAGCAACATTGTGTTACTTCTCTAATCACTGTCCCAGCAATGATGGCTGATTTGATTTCCTTAACCAG GTTGAAAGAAACTTGGAAAGGGAGGCAATATGTGAAGAAGCTATTAAATGGAGGTGGGAGTCTGTCAGCTGAGCTTATGAAAGATGCCACCGAATTGTTCCCAAAAGCTAAGCTTCTTTCAGCTTACG AGACATGTTCTTCTCTAACTTTCATGACCCTTCATGATCCAACACTTCAAACCCCTGCTCAGACTCTGCAGGCAGTGGATAAAACAAAATCCAGTTCAGTTCACCAACCGCATGGTGTCTGTGTTGGCAATCCTCCACCACATGTTGAATTAAAGATAAGTGCTGACGAACCTTCTACCATTGGCAGAATTTTAACTAGAGGCCCCCATCTAATGCTTAGATATTGGGATCAGAATCCAATGAAGGCAACAGAATCCACCAATGATTTTTGGCTTGACACAGGTGACATTGGTTCCATAGATGACTGTGGCAATGTATGGCTCGTTGGACGACAGAATGCCCAAATCAAGAGCGGTGGAGAGAACATTTACCCTGAAGAG GTGGAAGCAATGTTGTTGCAACATCCAGGAGTTAGTGCCACTGTTGTAGTGGGAGTTCCAGAAGCTCGTTTGACAGAGATGGTTGTTGCTTGCATTAAATTAAGACAAAGTTGGCAATGGACCAATAACAACTGTAAACAATCTGCAGAAAACAATCTAACCTTATGCAGAGAGGTCCTCAGAGACTACTGTAGGGAAAAGAAATTAACCGG GTTTAAAGTGCCaaagctatttattttatggagGAAGCCATTTCCACTGACAACGACTGGAAAGATAAGAAGGGACCAAGTTCGAAGGGAAGTTATGTCTCATCTACAATTCTTCCCCAGCAATCTTTGA
- the LOC118029475 gene encoding 2-succinylbenzoate--CoA ligase, chloroplastic/peroxisomal isoform X3 → MANYSQAHICQCLTRLSTLRSTSVVTISGDRQKTGHQFVGDVLSLAHGLLQLGLGNGDIVAICGFNSDWYLEWLLAVAFVGGIVAPLNYRWSFEEAKSAMLMVRPVMLVTDESCKHWYQELQSNALPSVKWHVFSGSPSSGFEKTSNVLTTETLRKHAIGTKQLDYSWAPEGAVVICFTSGTTGRPKGVIISHSAMIVQSLAKVAVVGYSEDDVYLHTAPLCHIGGLSSAITMLMVGGCHVLIPKFEASLAIEAIKQHCVTSLITVPAMMADLISLTRLKETWKGRQYVKKLLNGGGSLSAELMKDATELFPKAKLLSAYGMTETCSSLTFMTLHDPTLQTPAQTLQAVDKTKSSSVHQPHGVCVGNPPPHVELKISADEPSTIGRILTRGPHLMLRYWDQNPMKATESTNDFWLDTGDIGSIDDCGNVWLVGRQNAQIKSGGENIYPEEVEAMLLQHPGVSATVVVGVPEARLTEMVVACIKLRQSWQWTNNNCKQSAENNLTLCREVLRDYCREKKLTGFKVPKLFILWRKPFPLTTTGKIRRDQVRREVMSHLQFFPSNL, encoded by the exons ATGGCTAATTACTCTCAAGCCCACATTTGCCAGTGCCTGACCAGACTATCAACTCTACGTTCAACTTCTGTGGTTACCATCTCTGGTGACAGGCAAAAAACAGGACACCAGTTTGTGGGAGATGTTTTGTCTTTGGCTCATGGGCTGCTTCAACTTGGTCTTGGCAATGGTGACATTGTAGCCATCTGTGGTTTCAACAG TGATTGGTATTTGGAGTGGTTACTTGCTGTTGCATTTGTTGGAGGCATAGTTGCTCCTTTGAATTACCGATGG AGCTTCGAAGAAGCAAAATCAGCAATGTTGATGGTAAGGCCAGTGATGCTGGTCACTGATGAGAGCTGTAAACACTGGTATCAAGAGCTCCAGAGTAATGCTTTACCTTCTGTCAAGTGGCATGTTTTTTCAGGTTCCCCTTCTTCtggttttgaaaaaacatcaaatg TGTTAACTACTGAAACACTTAGGAAGCATGCCATAGGAACTAAACAACTGGATTACTCCTGGGCACCTGAGGGTGCTGTCGTAATATGCTTCACTTCAG GAACCACTGGAAGGCCCAAGGGAGTTATCATAAGCCATTCAGCTATGATAGTACAGTCCCTAGCGAAAGTTGCTGTTGTTGGTTACAGTGAGGATGAT GTTTATTTGCACACTGCTCCACTGTGCCATATTGGTGGATTGTCATCAGCCATAACCATGCTAATGGTCGGAGGTTGCCATGTCTTGATACCAAAATTTGAAGCATCGTTAGCCATAGAAGCTATCAAGCAACATTGTGTTACTTCTCTAATCACTGTCCCAGCAATGATGGCTGATTTGATTTCCTTAACCAG GTTGAAAGAAACTTGGAAAGGGAGGCAATATGTGAAGAAGCTATTAAATGGAGGTGGGAGTCTGTCAGCTGAGCTTATGAAAGATGCCACCGAATTGTTCCCAAAAGCTAAGCTTCTTTCAGCTTACG GGATGACAGAGACATGTTCTTCTCTAACTTTCATGACCCTTCATGATCCAACACTTCAAACCCCTGCTCAGACTCTGCAGGCAGTGGATAAAACAAAATCCAGTTCAGTTCACCAACCGCATGGTGTCTGTGTTGGCAATCCTCCACCACATGTTGAATTAAAGATAAGTGCTGACGAACCTTCTACCATTGGCAGAATTTTAACTAGAGGCCCCCATCTAATGCTTAGATATTGGGATCAGAATCCAATGAAGGCAACAGAATCCACCAATGATTTTTGGCTTGACACAGGTGACATTGGTTCCATAGATGACTGTGGCAATGTATGGCTCGTTGGACGACAGAATGCCCAAATCAAGAGCGGTGGAGAGAACATTTACCCTGAAGAG GTGGAAGCAATGTTGTTGCAACATCCAGGAGTTAGTGCCACTGTTGTAGTGGGAGTTCCAGAAGCTCGTTTGACAGAGATGGTTGTTGCTTGCATTAAATTAAGACAAAGTTGGCAATGGACCAATAACAACTGTAAACAATCTGCAGAAAACAATCTAACCTTATGCAGAGAGGTCCTCAGAGACTACTGTAGGGAAAAGAAATTAACCGG GTTTAAAGTGCCaaagctatttattttatggagGAAGCCATTTCCACTGACAACGACTGGAAAGATAAGAAGGGACCAAGTTCGAAGGGAAGTTATGTCTCATCTACAATTCTTCCCCAGCAATCTTTGA
- the LOC118029475 gene encoding 2-succinylbenzoate--CoA ligase, chloroplastic/peroxisomal isoform X4: MLMVRPVMLVTDESCKHWYQELQSNALPSVKWHVFSGSPSSGFEKTSNVLTTETLRKHAIGTKQLDYSWAPEGAVVICFTSGTTGRPKGVIISHSAMIVQSLAKVAVVGYSEDDVYLHTAPLCHIGGLSSAITMLMVGGCHVLIPKFEASLAIEAIKQHCVTSLITVPAMMADLISLTRLKETWKGRQYVKKLLNGGGSLSAELMKDATELFPKAKLLSAYGMTETCSSLTFMTLHDPTLQTPAQTLQAVDKTKSSSVHQPHGVCVGNPPPHVELKISADEPSTIGRILTRGPHLMLRYWDQNPMKATESTNDFWLDTGDIGSIDDCGNVWLVGRQNAQIKSGGENIYPEEVEAMLLQHPGVSATVVVGVPEARLTEMVVACIKLRQSWQWTNNNCKQSAENNLTLCREVLRDYCREKKLTGFKVPKLFILWRKPFPLTTTGKIRRDQVRREVMSHLQFFPSNL; this comes from the exons ATGTTGATGGTAAGGCCAGTGATGCTGGTCACTGATGAGAGCTGTAAACACTGGTATCAAGAGCTCCAGAGTAATGCTTTACCTTCTGTCAAGTGGCATGTTTTTTCAGGTTCCCCTTCTTCtggttttgaaaaaacatcaaatg TGTTAACTACTGAAACACTTAGGAAGCATGCCATAGGAACTAAACAACTGGATTACTCCTGGGCACCTGAGGGTGCTGTCGTAATATGCTTCACTTCAG GAACCACTGGAAGGCCCAAGGGAGTTATCATAAGCCATTCAGCTATGATAGTACAGTCCCTAGCGAAAGTTGCTGTTGTTGGTTACAGTGAGGATGAT GTTTATTTGCACACTGCTCCACTGTGCCATATTGGTGGATTGTCATCAGCCATAACCATGCTAATGGTCGGAGGTTGCCATGTCTTGATACCAAAATTTGAAGCATCGTTAGCCATAGAAGCTATCAAGCAACATTGTGTTACTTCTCTAATCACTGTCCCAGCAATGATGGCTGATTTGATTTCCTTAACCAG GTTGAAAGAAACTTGGAAAGGGAGGCAATATGTGAAGAAGCTATTAAATGGAGGTGGGAGTCTGTCAGCTGAGCTTATGAAAGATGCCACCGAATTGTTCCCAAAAGCTAAGCTTCTTTCAGCTTACG GGATGACAGAGACATGTTCTTCTCTAACTTTCATGACCCTTCATGATCCAACACTTCAAACCCCTGCTCAGACTCTGCAGGCAGTGGATAAAACAAAATCCAGTTCAGTTCACCAACCGCATGGTGTCTGTGTTGGCAATCCTCCACCACATGTTGAATTAAAGATAAGTGCTGACGAACCTTCTACCATTGGCAGAATTTTAACTAGAGGCCCCCATCTAATGCTTAGATATTGGGATCAGAATCCAATGAAGGCAACAGAATCCACCAATGATTTTTGGCTTGACACAGGTGACATTGGTTCCATAGATGACTGTGGCAATGTATGGCTCGTTGGACGACAGAATGCCCAAATCAAGAGCGGTGGAGAGAACATTTACCCTGAAGAG GTGGAAGCAATGTTGTTGCAACATCCAGGAGTTAGTGCCACTGTTGTAGTGGGAGTTCCAGAAGCTCGTTTGACAGAGATGGTTGTTGCTTGCATTAAATTAAGACAAAGTTGGCAATGGACCAATAACAACTGTAAACAATCTGCAGAAAACAATCTAACCTTATGCAGAGAGGTCCTCAGAGACTACTGTAGGGAAAAGAAATTAACCGG GTTTAAAGTGCCaaagctatttattttatggagGAAGCCATTTCCACTGACAACGACTGGAAAGATAAGAAGGGACCAAGTTCGAAGGGAAGTTATGTCTCATCTACAATTCTTCCCCAGCAATCTTTGA
- the LOC118029474 gene encoding caffeoylshikimate esterase — protein sequence MSHPIHQANDKSPYGDLTREEFYKKYQILHQESFMFNKKNMKIFTQSWRPDSTSQPKGIVAMVHGYSSESSWLNELTAVAIAKAGFLVCALDLQGHGYSDGLAGHIPNIQYVVSDCIKFFDSVKASNPKLPAFLYGESLGGAISILICLKQGYAWDGLILSGAMCGISGKFKPMWPLEKLLPLAALFAPTWKVVVSKPVSSRSYKEEWKRRLVANNPNRRNSGKPPAATALEFLRVSEYIRMHCCDLRVPFVMVHGEDDFVCDYRSASFVHESASSKDKTLKIFPGMWHVLIGEPKENVELVFETILSWLEDHAAKAKNTKTTAS from the coding sequence ATGTCACACCCAATTCACCAAGCTAATGACAAAAGTCCCTATGGAGACCTCACAAGAGAAGAATTCTACAAGAAGTACCAAATTCTTCACCAAGAAAGCTTCATGTTCAACAAGAAGAACATGAAGATCTTCACACAATCTTGGCGTCCGGATTCCACTTCTCAGCCAAAAGGGATTGTAGCCATGGTCCATGGCTACTCCTCAGAAAGCAGTTGGCTCAATGAGCTAACTGCTGTAGCCATAGCCAAAGCAGGATTCTTGGTTTGTGCACTTGACCTACAAGGCCATGGCTACTCAGATGGGCTAGCTGGTCATATCCCAAATATTCAATATGTTGTTAGTGATTGCATTAAGTTTTTTGACTCGGTCAAGGCTAGCAACCCTAAGTTGCCAGCCTTTCTATATGGTGAATCACTAGGAGGGGCAATTTCAATCCTTATATGTTTGAAGCAGGGGTATGCATGGGATGGCTTGATATTAAGTGGTGCTATGTGTGGTATTTCAGGTAAGTTTAAGCCTATGTGGCCCTTAGAGAAGCTACTCCCTTTGGCAGCACTGTTTGCACCGACATGGAAAGTGGTGGTCTCAAAGCCAGTCTCTAGCAGATCATACAAGGAAGAATGGAAGAGAAGGCTGGTTGCCAACAACCCAAACCGTCGGAACTCAGGGAAGCCTCCGGCGGCAACTGCGTTAGAGTTTTTGAGGGTTTCTGAGTACATAAGGATGCATTGCTGTGACCTAAGGGTTCCATTTGTAATGGTGCATGGGGAGGATGATTTTGTATGTGATTATAGGTCAGCAAGCTTTGTGCATGAATCAGCTTCAAGCAAGGACAAGACATTGAAGATCTTTCCTGGTATGTGGCATGTGTTGATTGGTGAACCTAAGGAAAATGTGGAGCTTGTCTTTGAGACTATCCTGTCCTGGTTAGAAGATCATGCTGCCAAGGCTAAAAACACCAAGACCACAGCAAGTTAA
- the LOC118029471 gene encoding WPP domain-associated protein, producing the protein MGSEEVLENSTLMDVSMSSCNGTMVQHTNGIEESENLGADLLKDFDLCWEDIEDRLTVSRMVSDSVIKGMVSAVEQEAVQKIAQKEFELARLKEELHLYHLGADENESVCSGMCQEQKYRKNGVYSTHSDTFVEQAMLQESLENLKIAVKGKLKKVKKEIHKVKGSCSMRRNSASEIVGLSGILPAKVPDKWSDVDRMLGDLGATLDSFYKHTDDMVRFSKLSLFEWQQEKEFQAEIEGLVIQNCIRGLQEEFEQSLWDQNTQFFGNVSASWLEKVKELSSLRQELDAIAKSLFVSESGQLISHGSLEHRKSSGHHVSNGNHDESIITMPENLEAAQLKHMNREELFHYLKTEMTKMKRHHESEVQEMTEEIFSLKREYLKERGSSLPVRKDKDLDILRKKIPEVILKLDDILVENEKVPSVSNNAESLDNMKDRLESLRLENHELRDMLAQKKREIKLLSSQVSDATEKMSQHSLTEVNLLRIITNLKSLIEDTHVETTISEDLYKILLKEFMGQIKCFTKESDLEYDFMEGIYEIIFREAAQNAKSASKLEIEDSDMESIITQGLLEVGLQEAFKEAEEKLGSLNQKYVDENKVRLTLEMEAMEKEKALRMSIAEKEKLDQDIHLLTATIQEKDKLVRESTDALEKEKENLELASRELGNLRAQTSQQRLLISQNSEESEIIKHDLLEALDKNKLCEEEISKLQEKIQLVTENLREATEEKSMLLAVSQEKQSLVEARETEHREQLDSIVVLVNGLSRAVTDFESRATKEIKRSSLRLENLSSQSGSLIQKAGVLKRMGFLYKQKLESRGSDLQKAEAEVDLLGDEVENLLSLLEKIYIALDHYSPILKHYSGITEILKLVRRELNGESMKPV; encoded by the exons ATGGGGAGTGAAGAGGTTTTGGAGAATTCTACTCTTATGGATGTTAGTATGAGTTCATGCAATGGAACAATGGTCCAGCACACAAATGGCATAGAGGAGAGTGAGAATCTAGGCGCTGATCTACTTAAAGATTTTGATTTGTGTTGGGAAGATATTGAGGATCGATTGACTGTTTCTAGAATGGTTAGTGATTCGGTCATAAAGGGCATGGTATCTGCAGTTGAACAAGAGGCAGTGCAGAAGATTGCTCAGAAAGAATTCGAGTTGGCTAGATTGAAGGAAGAATTGCATCTTTACCACTTGGGCGCAGATGAAAATGAATCTGTGTGTTCAGGGATGTGCCAAGagcaaaaatatagaaaaaatggTGTTTATTCTACCCATTCAGATACATTTGTGGAGCAAGCTATGTTACAAGAATCTTTGGAAAATCTTAAAATTGCAGTTAAAGGGAAGCTTAAGAAggtcaagaaagaaattcacaAGGTTAAAGGGTCCTGTTCTATGAGGAGGAATTCAGCTTCTGAAATTGTGGGTTTGAGTGGTATTCTTCCAGCAAAGGTGCCTGATAAATGGAGTGATGTGGACAGAATGCTTGGGGATCTAGGAGCTACTCTGGACTCTTTCTACAAACACACAGATGATATGGTCCGTTTCTCCAAGTTATCACTCTTTGAGTGGCAGCAGGAGAAGGAGTTTCAAGCAGAAATTGAAGGGCTGGTTATCCAGAATTGTATTAGGGGTCTCCAAGAAGAGTTTGAGCAGAGTTTGTGGGATCAAAATACCCAGTTTTTTGGCAATGTAAGTGCAAGTTGGCTTGAAAAGGTGAAAGAGCTTTCGAGTTTACGTCAGGAATTGGATGCCATCGCAAAGTCACTGTTTGTATCTGAAAGCGGACAGTTAATTTCTCATGGTTCCCTTGAGCACCGGAAGTCTTCAGGTCATCATGTTTCAAATGGAAATCATGATGAGTCTATAATTACTATGCCAGAAAATTTGGAAGCTGCCCAACTAAAGCACATGAACAGGGAAGAATTGTTTCATTATCTCAAGACTGAGATGACTAAAATGAAGAGACACCATGAGTCAGAAGTGCAAGAGATGACGGAAGAAATTTTCAGCCTCAAGAGGGAGTACTTAAAAGAAAGGGGATCTTCTTTGCCCGTGAGGAAGGATAAGGACTTAGACATACTGAGGAAAAAGATCCCTGAAGTCATTTTGAAATTGGATGACATTCTTGTTGAAAATGAGAAAGTGCCTTCAGTGAGCAACAATGCAGAGAGTCTTGACAATATGAAGGACAGACTTGAATCCCTTCGTTTAGAAAACCATGAACTACGAGACATGCTTgcacaaaagaaaagggaaataaaGCTCCTTTCCTCACAAGTTTCTGATGCTACTGAGAAAATGTCACAACATTCTCTGACAGAGGTAAACTTGTTGAGAATAATCACAAATCTTAAAAGTTTAATAGAAGATACACATGTTGAAACTACAATCAGTGAAGATCTGTAtaaaatacttctcaaggagtTCATGGGCCAGATCAAATGCTTCACTAAAGAATCAGACCTGGAGTATGATTTCATGGAgggaatttatgaaattatattcaGAGAAGCAGCTCAAAATGCCAAATCTGCTAGCAAATTGGAAATTGAAGATTCAGATATGGAGTCTATTATTACACAAGGGCTGTTGGAAGTTGGTCTTCAAGAGGCCTTCAAGGAAGCTGAGGAGAAACTTGGTAGTTTGAACcagaaatatgttgatgaaaataaagttCGATTGACGCTTGAGATGGAAgctatggaaaaagaaaaggcattaaGAATGAGCATtgcagagaaagaaaaactagaCCAAGATATACACTTGCTAACAGCAACAATTCAAGAGAAGGACAAACTAGTGCGGGAATCAACAGATGCGTtggaaaaggagaaggaaaatttaGAGTTGGCTTCTAGAGAGCTTGGCAATTTAAGGGCTCAGACAAGTCAGCAGCGACTATTAATTTCACAAAACAGTGAAGAATCTGAGATCATTAAACATGATTTGCTCGAGGCTTTGGACAAAAACAAACTTTGTGAAGAGGAGATTAGCAAGTTGCAAGAGAAGATTCAGCTAGTGACTGAGAACTTGAGGGAAGCTACTGAAGAGAAAAGCATGCTGCTTGCTGTTTCTCAAGAGAAGCAATCATTGGTTGAAGCAAGAGAAACAGAGCACAGGGAGCAACTGGATTCAATAGTTGTTCTTGTCAACGGATTATCAAGAGCAGTTACTGATTTTGAAAGCAGAGCcacaaaagaaatcaaaaggagtAGCTTGAG GCTGGAAAATCTTAGTTCGCAATCAGGTTCTCTTATTCAGAAGGCTGGTGTACTTAAGAGAATGGGATTTCTGTACAAGCAGAAGTTGGAAAGTAGGGGTTCTGACCTTCAAAAGGCTGAAGCTGAG GTTGATCTTTTGGGCGATGAGGTGGAAAATCTTCTAAGCCTCCTTGAAAAGATATACATAGCACTGGATCATTATTCTCCAATATTGAAACATTATTCTGGA ATTACTGAGATTCTAAAGCTAGTTAGAAGAGAATTGAATGGAGAATCTATGAAACCAGTTTGA